In Rhodanobacter denitrificans, the sequence AGGTGCTCGCGCAGGGCGTCGAGGCCGGCGCCGGTTTTCGCCGAGGCCCACAGCCAGTGCATGCCTGCGCACTGGCTGTGGCGGGCGGGAGCCTGGTCGAGGTCGATCTTGTTGATCAGCACGATGCGTTCGACGCCGACGGGCAGGGCGTCAAAGAAGGCCAGGTCGGCGGCGCAGTCGGCAGCGGTGGTCACCAGCAGGGCGACGTCGGCGCGCTGCAGTTCGCCGTGGGCGCGGCGCACGCCTTCGCGTTCGACTTCGTCGTCGGTGTCGCGCAGGCCGGCGGTGTCGGCCAGTTCCAGCGCGATGCCGTCGAGGCTGAGGCTTTCGCGCAGCACGTCGCGGGTGGTGCCGGCGATCGGGGTGACGATGGCGCGCTCGCTGCCGGCCAGCGCGTTGAGCAGGCTGGACTTGCCGGCGTTGGGGCGGCCCACGATGGCCACCTTGAGGCCATCGTTCAGGCGCAGCCCGCGTTGCGCCTCGCGCAGGAGTTCAGCCAGTTCGGCGCGCAGTCTTTCGAGTCGTGCCGCGATCGCCGGGTCGGCGAGGAAGTCGATTTCCTCCTCCGGAAAGTCGATCGCCGCCTCGATGTGCACGCGCAGCGCGATCAGCGATTGCAGCAGCGCCCCGACCTTGCGCGAGAACACGCCTTCCATCGACTGCAGCGCCGCGCGCGCGCCGGCCTGCGAGCGGGCGGCGATCAGGTCGGCGACGGCTTCGGCCTGGGCCAGGTCGAGCTTGCCGTTCAGGAACGCGCGCTCGGTGAACTCGCCGGGGCGTGCCAGCCGCGCGCCGAGTTCGCACACGCGACGCAGCAGCGCGTCGAGCAGCACGGCGCTGCCATGGCCCTGCAGTTCCAGCACGTGCTCGCCGGTATACGAGGCCGGCGCGGGGAAATGCAGCAGCAGGCCACGGTCGATCAACTCGCCGGCACCGTCGCGGAACGCGGCGAAGTGGGCGTGGCGCGGTTGCGGCGGCCGGCCGAGCAGGGCTTGCGCGATCGCCGACGCGGCGGGCCCCGACACGCGCAGCACGCCCACGCCGGCGGCGCCCGGTGCGCTGGCGATGGCGGCGATGGTGTCGGCAGGCTGGGTCATGTCGGAGAGCGTAAACGAAGACGGCCGCGGCGGTTGCCCGGCGCGGCCGCTGTTACTGGAAGTGCGGCCACGAATGGCCGCTCACTCGATCCTGGCGATCAGGGATGAGCGCCAGCGTCACTCATCAGGCGGCCTGGGGCTTGGCCGCGTCCTCGCGATCGACGTGGTGGGTGATCCACCACTGCTGGCCGAGACCGACGATGCCGTTGACGGCGTAGTACAGGCACAGGCCGGCAGGGAAGAACGCGAACATCACGGTGAACAGCAGCGGCATCACCTTCATCATCTTCGCCTGGGTCGGGTCCATGCCCGCGGCGACCGGGTTCAGCCACTGCGTGCCCAGCATCACCAGTGCGTAGATGATCGGCAGGATGTAGAACGGATCGGGTGCGCTGAGGTCAGGGATCCACAGGAACGCGGCATGCCGCAGCTCCAGGCTGTCCATTAGCACGAAGTACAAACCGTAGAACACCGGCAAGGTGATCAGCACCGGCAGGCAGCCGCCCATCGGGTT encodes:
- the mnmE gene encoding tRNA uridine-5-carboxymethylaminomethyl(34) synthesis GTPase MnmE, producing MTQPADTIAAIASAPGAAGVGVLRVSGPAASAIAQALLGRPPQPRHAHFAAFRDGAGELIDRGLLLHFPAPASYTGEHVLELQGHGSAVLLDALLRRVCELGARLARPGEFTERAFLNGKLDLAQAEAVADLIAARSQAGARAALQSMEGVFSRKVGALLQSLIALRVHIEAAIDFPEEEIDFLADPAIAARLERLRAELAELLREAQRGLRLNDGLKVAIVGRPNAGKSSLLNALAGSERAIVTPIAGTTRDVLRESLSLDGIALELADTAGLRDTDDEVEREGVRRAHGELQRADVALLVTTAADCAADLAFFDALPVGVERIVLINKIDLDQAPARHSQCAGMHWLWASAKTGAGLDALREHLKRLAGAGSGEGAFSARRRHVLALQQVGALLDRTAAILTGSRAGELAAEELRQAQHALGEITGSYSSDDLLGAIFSSFCIGK